One Glycine max cultivar Williams 82 chromosome 3, Glycine_max_v4.0, whole genome shotgun sequence DNA window includes the following coding sequences:
- the LOC102661341 gene encoding uncharacterized protein, which produces MSTQQLKRFNSMERRPRMLKDFLSENLNSCSSSGFESLPRKPTNNNNNSMHSLIEMELKSSSSSSSSPFQTLINTIRSISLFTPKSPSVLSLPRSLSRKLSSSRRRTRRRRSRVCSDVNITTAVKIKDIIRWKSFRDIVVEPSPLPPPPPPLDFMVGSTNTTTCSSCSSGSSWIKSDFLTLEEAQNDNVEAAGKRFSFISHLLVGSKNSWAKETLTCQEEQHSPVSVLQVGEDEFSPFDQSLANIQRRKQKFIQTVQKLESLAKFDLANLDQCLSLDDNSGYDEEYEEDDADNEVDIEEQDWIEEKAKQLLNCVKARGSADGCRDYLDTLLLDFFREELSGGRNQYKNEEEFELETLRITEDWINGSFAFDAGHVDKHAYIKDMERRDQWSRFEEEQEELAFEIETAILHSLVADLLDLDG; this is translated from the exons ATGAGCACGCAGCAGCTGAAAAGGTTCAACTCAATGGAACGCAGGCCAAGAATGCTGAAGGACTTCCTCAGCGAGAATCTGAACTCTTGCTCCTCAAGCGGCTTCGAATCACTTCCAAGAAAaccaaccaacaacaacaacaacagcatgCACAGCCTCATAGAAATGGAActcaaatcatcatcatcatcgtcatcaTCACCCTTTCAAACACTCATCAACACCATAAGAAGCATCTCTCTCTTCACCCCAAAATCACCCTCAGTGCTTTCTCTACCCAGAAGCCTCTCTCGCAAGCTATCATCttcaagaagaagaacaagaagaagaagaagccgaGTGTGCAGCGATGTCAACATCACAACGGCGGTGAAGATCAAGGACATCATACGGTGGAAATCGTTCAGGGACATCGTGGTGGAACCTTCtcctcttccaccaccaccaccaccgttGGATTTCATGGTGGGGTCCACAAACACCACCACCTGTAGTAGCTGTAGCAGTGGCTCTAGTTGGATTAAGAGTGATTTTTTAACCTTGGAAGAGGCACAAAACGACAACGTTGAAGCGGCGGGTAAAAGGTTTTCGTTTATTTCACACCTTCTTGTCGGCAGCAAGAACTCCTGGGCTAAG GAAACTTTAACTTGCCAAGAAGAACAACACAGTCCAGTTTCAGTTCTTCAGgttggagaagatgaattctCACCTTTTGATCAAAGCCTTGCCAATATTCAAA GGAGAAAACAGAAGTTCATACAAACAGTTCAGAAATTGGAGAGTCTTGCAAAATTTGACCTTGCAAACTTAGACCAGTGTCTCTCATTGGATGACAATTCTGGCTATGATGAAGAATATGAAGAAGATGATGCTGATAATGAAGTTGACATTGAAGAACAAGATTGGATTGAGGAAAAGGCAAAGCAGCTGCTGAATTGTGTTAAAGCAAGAGGTTCAGCAGATGGATGTAGAGACTATTTGGATACACTTCTGTTGGATTTTTTTAGGGAAGAACTAAGTGGAGGTAGAAACCAATACAAGAATGAAGAGGAGTTTGAGTTAGAGACATTGAGAATAACTGAGGATTGGATAAATGGGTCATTTGCTTTTGATGCAGGGCATGTTGACAAACATGCTTATATTAAGGACATGGAAAGGAGAGATCAGTGGAGTAGGTTTGAGGAGGAGCAAGAAGAATTGGCCTTTGAAATTGAAACAGCTATATTGCATAGTTTGGTTGCTGATCTTCTTGACCTGGATGGTTAA